One Halobacterium sp. DL1 DNA window includes the following coding sequences:
- a CDS encoding bacterio-opsin activator, whose protein sequence is MSVIVEFTIPATEFLLGEVLADPPGMRIELERLVPTSDAVMPFLWVRGADHATFEQRVRENPAIGTVDALDRADDWVLYRVEWADEPFSLLEIINTSGGVILEGNGDSEWQFRLRFPHHDALSTFYNFCTEENITLHIERSYTLTEKTPTGHRFDLTQPEREALVLALHQGYFESPRQSSLADLAAELGVSEQAVSNRLRRGNEKILEQTLQSSAADFE, encoded by the coding sequence ATGAGCGTCATCGTGGAGTTCACGATTCCTGCCACGGAGTTCCTGCTCGGGGAGGTGCTGGCGGACCCGCCGGGGATGCGCATCGAACTCGAACGGCTCGTCCCGACCAGCGATGCGGTCATGCCCTTCCTCTGGGTGCGCGGGGCCGACCACGCAACGTTCGAACAACGGGTCCGGGAGAATCCTGCTATCGGTACTGTCGACGCCCTCGACCGTGCCGACGACTGGGTGCTCTACCGCGTCGAGTGGGCCGATGAGCCGTTCAGCCTCCTGGAAATCATCAACACCAGCGGGGGCGTCATCCTGGAGGGTAACGGCGACTCCGAGTGGCAGTTCCGCCTGCGGTTCCCACACCACGATGCGCTCTCGACGTTCTACAATTTCTGCACGGAGGAGAATATCACCCTCCACATCGAGCGGTCGTACACGCTCACCGAGAAGACCCCGACCGGCCACCGGTTCGACCTCACGCAGCCCGAGCGGGAGGCACTCGTGCTGGCGCTCCACCAGGGCTACTTCGAGTCGCCGCGCCAGTCGTCACTCGCGGACCTCGCCGCCGAACTCGGGGTTTCCGAGCAGGCCGTCTCTAACCGGCTGCGCCGCGGCAACGAGAAAATCCTCGAACAAACTCTGCAGTCCTCGGCCGCCGACTTCGAGTGA